In Oreochromis aureus strain Israel breed Guangdong linkage group 17, ZZ_aureus, whole genome shotgun sequence, the genomic stretch AACAAAGCACTCCTCTTAGATCACTTCACTGTATGTGGTTGAATGGTGGCAGCAGCATTAGTGCCATAATATTTCTCATATTTATAGCTGTCAGATTACAATATAAAAAATTTATTAACTGTAAATTGTGTTATTATTAACTTGTGCTGTTGAATCAGATTACCTTTGTCATTGTCAAGTGCAGTCCCTGCGGCTCAAGAGAAAAAGtttaaatataattacaaaaaaaatatataaaaaatgagtTCACTGCTATGTCAAAATAAATGTTCTTGCTTATGTTCTTCCAGCCAGTCTGCACAGTTCTTGTTACTTATACATTATATAAGAAAAatgtatattatatttattatttacaattattatacAACACACGAAGTATTAAAGGCTCGCCTTAATTAGTGAAAGTAGCATCACTAGTATCTCATTAGATTTGTCTCTTGCTGGTTTCAAACTGGGGATCTTTCACACATTCGCCTGATGTGTGAACTGTGACGCTATGGAGCAACTTTCTATAGCAAAAAATCAAACCCTGAATATTTCATCATAATTAACTTGTCTTTAGCACCACCCACAGGACGAattctgaaacaaaaaaagttgtAATATATGTCTACTGACTGGCGAGTTAAGTGTTATGTCTTCCTCACTTTAGAGCCTGACTAGATTTTATTTAGGTGTTGCTATCACAAATCATCATGATCctgagggttaaaaaaaaacaaagcaaaagctGGAGCAGCTCTTTTTCCCCACTCTCAAGACCATCCAGTGTGTCATGAATAGGACAGAAACTCCACTGTTATCCCTAAATCTGAGATCCAACTAATGGATGGACTCTCCTCTTCAGCGTCTGAACATAGACATTTACAGAATAGTGTGaccctcctcttttttttaataaaaggaaaCCACCACCCCATCTACCAGTCCAGAAGCACTGTCACCACCTTACATGCAATGTTGCTGCAGCTCCGTACATCTGTCTCTGCAATCATGGTGCTGAGCATAATTCCACTTTGAATGCTGTTGGAGTTTTGTTTGAAGGTTAAAGATCTCTGCCAGACAGTCCCAGTCCCAGTGCAGGCTCACTGTATATTACACTACATGCCAAACTATCCAGCATCCTCCACCGCCaccctgatccaactcaccagcAGGTgctgatcagttgacagctcagcttcCTTATGACTGAACTGTCACCTGTGGTCTCCTCATATCAAGTGCAGGTTTGGGCAaacatggtgtttgttatggACCTCTTAAACACATCCCCCAGGTCTCAGTGTCATTGCCCACTTGAACAATGAAGTCACAAAGGAGGAGAATGGAGCCACCGGACGCTTCCAACAGCCCACAAGCCCCATAGGCTACTCTGAAATACATGGCCAATGTGTCTGTATGACTTTctgcctctgttttttttttttattttaaattttcagaTCTTAATCAGAAAATAACTCTTCCTTTTGATAAATATAGTAAATATTTCCCCATTAAAGGCTCTAAAGGAAAATTATGATGTTAACCAGTCTGGAAGGATATACTAATTCTGTCGGTTATTTTGCATTTGATACATCAAATAAATAGActcaaaaaatcattttttaaattcctgTTTGGATGCATCATTCAGACATTCCCAGTAACATCATAACAAAGACTATTTGTGCTAATTTACCATTTAATGGCACATTCTGAGTGGCCCGTTGGACTGGTTTGCATTAGCAGCAGGTGTACAGTAGGCTGAGGTTGCTGCCTGTACTTTGTTTCTTACATCATACGCTGATGAGTCAGAGGGACGGACAAACAAGGACCAGGAACAGGCTGGTGTAACCCAGAGTCACCTCAGCCTCAGCAAGAAGCAGGAAAACATATTCAGAGAAGGAAGGATTCTCACAAAACCAGACCGAGGAGGAAGTTGAGGGATGACTGAGGACTTGGAGGAGCAGGAAGACGAGCTGCTCGCTCTCCAGAGTATCTTTGATGCGGACGAGTTTGTTCGGGACGAGTCGAAGTCTGCCGGAGAAATCCGAGTATGTGTCGAGCTTCCTGCCGGCTTCAGCGTGGCTCTCAGAGAGGGTAAATCAGAGGAGCCGGGGTTGTCAAACATGTATGAACATGTATGAACATGAATGTATGAATTAAATATATCTAGATTAGATATATCGTTGAACAGCTTAATGTCATCTGGCATCATTCATAGCTTTGGCTATTTGAGTTCATGTGACAGAATATATCATATATTTTCTATTGAATACacccaatttttaaaaaaacaaataaacaaacattacaGAAAGAGAATAGTTTGGAGTGTGGGAGACTATTCTTCATCTGATGATCtcgtatttttctttctaaggtGAAAGTCTGCGTCAGTATGATATTTCTTTCCTTCCACCGCTGCTTTTGAACTTTGGGCTTCCTGGGGActacccctcctcctcccctccctccttcaGCCTCACCTGCAGCTGGCTGACTCGCACACAGGTAATCAGCAGTCAAATCATTGTTGGTCACGTGTTCATCCTGCCAGTGTGTGAGAGGTTGACAGGACATGACAGGACAAGACGACAACAATATATTTTCCCTCTCCCTCCACAGTTGGCTGCACTGTGTGCTCATCTCGGTGATCTCTATGAGGCCACTGGGGGCGCTGTGGTGCTCTTTTCCTGGGTGCAGTTTCTCAGAGAAGACGCTCTGAGGTTCCTGAACATCCACAGTAAGCTGGATCTTCCTCCTGATGAACGCAGCACCCTGCATTATAACCAGGACCAACACGATGCTGAACCCTCAGGACCAAAGAACAATTCAGAGCCAGAGTTCTCTGTACCATCCTCGGAAGTTCAGCAGAATCCTTCTGACGGGAGCAGCACAGACTCTCAGGGAGCTTCGGCTTTAGACTCCTGCAAGCATGACCAGAAGGATTTGAACTCTCACCAGAGCCAGAGTGATCTAGCCTCAGATTATCAAAGAGCTCTTTCTCCAGAGCCTGCACTCCAAAACCAAACTGCACACACTCCAGATGTGACAATCCTCCAAGCCTCAGAGTTTAAGGTTGATCCCCAGGATGATCTCTCTTCATCTGCAGAGAAATCCAAGCATCATCAAAGTGGCCGGGGAGATTTCTTAAATGAAGGAGATGCTTCTCTCTCATCGCTGCTTCCCTCTACCTCCTCAGGCACGTTAGATCCAAGTGAACTTGGAGCTGCTTCTCTGCCGGTCCACCCCACAGATTCTCCTCAGAGTGAAGAGCAAACCCTCTCTGGTCTCTTTTTAACTCCATCACAGACTCTGCTGTCACACATTTTGATCTATGATGCGGCCCAGAAACAGAAAGTGTTTGCCACCACCGTCTTTGACTGCGGGGTTTGTTTTATGGACCGGCTCGGGTCCGAGTGCGTGAAGCTGTCACCGTGTGGCCACGTATTCTGCCGGGCCTGTCTCTGCGAGTTCTGTACGGTTCAGATCACAGAGGGGAACGTCCGGGGTGTCACCTGTCCTCAGGCAGACTGCGCTGGTGCTCCTACACCTGCACAGGTAGAAGCTACACGCAGTCTTCAACCTGCAGAATGGTTTCAACAACTGTAGTGTTTGGTCCTTTCATCTAATATcgcaacacattttaaaagctgTTAAAAAGAGCTACAATTGTAGTGATGTCAGTTAGAGCCCTCTTCTGCCCTGGTTGGTATATTTCAGCTGTGCTCCATACATCCTTTGTATTGGCTTTATGTTTCCTCTATAATGGCCCCTCCTCCTCTGAGCGTCCTCTCTCATCTGTCCTAAGAATGTGGTTTTTGAAACCTCTGTGTTTAAATTTGGATCAGCTGACCTCGGCCtcattttgtgtgtctgcttttTTGTCTCTGTTGTGTTTGTAGGTGCAGAGTCTGGTAGGGGAGAAGCTGTTCAGCCGCTATGACCGTCTCCTGCTGCAGAACACTCTGGACAGCATGTCTGGTCCGTTTCTGTTGCTGTTAAACTGAGTGTGTCGTAAAGGTTTTCACTGATTGGAATctatttattacatttctgtATTAGACCAGGCAGAAAGAACATCTTTAGCTCTTtttcaataaatgtttttgtctcGCAGATGTGACGTACTGTCCTCGAACATCCTGTGGCTCTGCTGTGATTTTGGAGAAGTCCAGCAAGGCAGTGCTTTGCTCTGAGTGTGGCTTTGCCTTCTGCGTCACGTGCAAAAGGACCTACCATGGATTAGAAGAGTGTGAAACCAAGAAAAAACATGCAAGAGATGCATTGCAAACCATTTTAAAAAGCCTAGACTTGCCACAGTCACAAGGTACACAAAGGCGCACTATTTCAACGACTATGTGTATATCTCTTATGTGTACTAAAAATCCAAGCATGTTTTTTAAACTGATAAATTTTTTGGTGTACTGGTTATTAATGTTAAAGTGGCAATATTCAGTCACAGGAAGAGTGGTGTGAATGTTGTCCTGTTTCAAAGAAAATCATAAAGTCAGTCATCGGCATTTCAAAGCAGGAAGTACAAGAATCAACATAGAGATGTCCCAGTATTGTGTCTCGTGTCAGTGCAGGACTCAACAGCATCAATCCAAGTGCAGCAGCCTCTGTAGAGGTGTAAGATTACTTTACAGCACTTACAAGTCACGAATGCTActgcaaaaaagtatttatttgatCCGATTCTAATGGTAGCAGATATGTTTGATTAATCTTTAGCCTAACACTGAAGGCCTTTTGTGTGTTGATGCAAATGTTGTTTGGTGCTCTGTGCTATCTGTGTCTCTCAGAGGGGGTGAGTGCTCTCTTGAATGACTATAAACATGGCAGTAAGGAGAGGAAACGCCTGCTGGTGAGCAGATATGGCAACATGCTGGTAACGCTGGAAAATAATCTGAATGACACCTGGTTGGCCAACAACAGCAGATGCTGTCCTCACTGCTTCAGCAGAATCGAGGTATTTAGTCATGTGCGCACAGAGAGAGTTTCCGGCTGTTTTGAAGTCTGTGACTTTGCCTGCTCACATGTTGTGTTTCATGTTGCAGAAGAATGGAGGATGTGACCACATGTTATGCTCTCAGTGTGGACAGGACTTCAATTGGTGCTGTGCTTTCAGACTGAcaacagaaaatggaaaaacgCACTTACAGGAATATATCTGTGAGAACCACCGAAAATAGCGTCCCAGTGCTTCCGCTACTTTCATCAGCAGCCCATCAACAAGCAGTGTGCGTGTTTTGTCACattaaaattagttttatttaaaaatattaaaagagaAATTAGATCTGattgagacaaaaaaaaagaaatttacatCCTGTGAAGTGTTTTGACCCAGACATGTCATACTGTATCATGGTCAGCAGAGGGCGCTAAACAACAAGAATGACAAAGTAGTAACATGACAAGTTCCTTTTGGTAACTTTAGAAAAGCTAATACGTAAAACAAAATCTGTCTGTTTgttattttcaataaattgaTACATGAATTTAACAAATGATGATACTGACTTATTTAACCTGGATGCTATAAAAACACTTCAGGAAAATATCCTCTGTAAAACTATACAATAGCAAACCTGTAAGGTATAATATCTTACACACATATTTCTATATGACACGTTCTTGCAGCTGTTTCTTAGATTCTCTGAGATCTACAGTgtaaatattaattattaatctTAGTCTTACCTTTTACTCTTCTTTGACTTAACCTCACGTTTTATCACTGTTGCATATGTAAAATCACAGCATAAGGTCCTCACTATGTgcctgtaaaacatgttctccCTTGTTATAATTGTAGCTCATTGTTGTCTTCACTGTCAGTAAtcccactgttttttttttcaagtaatgtaTAAAGCCTGTGGTTAGCAAATACTACCTATAACCACATTTCCAGCAGTCTTGTTTCGTCAAACCAAAAGTCTGGAAAAAGCCTTTTTTACTCCAAAAGATTAAGTTAagattcattaaataattaaataaatgtgtaattgattcattaaaatgatgaatgaaataaatatatgaatGCACAATTAGATGtcacttcatttcatttaaaagatcattatttatttcaaattttaataaattaaagacACTACTTTCTTTACTTACTTTTTGATTCATGTAtttgtttaattcattttggcacatGTGGGTCTCCAGACTCATgcacacattttcttttattattaaatcaTCCGGTTCATACCAGACAATTAGAATATTGTATATGACACCTCCAATTTCTGTGTTCAGTAATATAAAGGCTACACTAATAGAGATTGGTTAATATGTGTTTACAATCATTACGGCATGCCATGATGATCTGGTTTAATCTCTAATGGTGCCTTAGGACCAAACAGGTTGAGAACAGCATGAGGCTGTAAGCAGGTTAAAAGGCTCATAGTGGTCCTGTATACTTCATTTTTGCAGAGGTGAGTCTGTGTAGCAGATAGTGGGGAAGAAGAGATAAGCTTATAACCCTTGAACTGCATGTCTCATTTCCCTTGCAGCAGAAGGCTACAGGTAGATCCTGAACATTTGGCTTCTTCACACTCACCGACTTCCTGTTTTTGAAACGTCCCCCTCCATTCTTGCACTGTTCTGTCACAACACTGGAACAAAGACCACTGCTGCACGTCCCCAGGCTGCCTGAGGCACAACTGGAAATCTACAGATGTCTCGTATATCAGGCCAGCATGTTTGACTTTCTGTGTCTCTTCCAGGAAAATCCCGTTTCCACCCCAGGGGGAGGTCATCACTTCCTCATAAATGTCTAAACAACACTTTGCTTTTCTAAGGCAAACTGTTGCAGCAGGAGCCCTGGTGGCCTGGAACTCCTGCTGCACTTGTATTTGTACTTGACAAGCCTCTTGGTGGTTCTTCTGAgggaaaaacagcaaatgaagAGGCACTCAGAAAATAATCATGTCAAGGACTATAAAAGACAAGTTATATGTTTCTACTGAACTATACAGAGCAGTCATTTAACAAAACAAGCTCAAATAAAATGAGGAGAAAGACTGCATAGTGAGTAAATAATATAGAAATCTTCTTTCCTGGAACTGAACAGGTGAATAAAACCAGATGAGGCCAATGGAGGCAACGCGGACCTCAAAAttaaaccttttaaatgccTGCAGCCCACCAATTTCACACACTGTATGCATTGGCAGGCATTGCATAATCCGTTTTACTTTATGTCAAAAAGAAGACACCTATAATAGAATAAGTGACTATTCAATGAAGGATCAAACCAAAGAGAGTCTTTGTTTTCTTGATCATGTATATCTATCTAGTTTTCAATGTTAGAAATTAGTCGAAACATGTATTTGCTGGACCTACAGACCTTTACATTTTTCCACTTCAGGGTTCTGGGGTCCTGCAGCTTATCCCAGCAGCCACAGGGAGAGACCCTGGACAGTTTCACcagctaacacaaagagacagacaactattGACACTcatatttacacctacaggcaaATCTAACTCCATGTCTGCgtgaagccagagtacccagggAGAACCCACACAAGCACAGGAGAACAGGCAAACTCCATACAGAAAGGCCCCGGTGAGACGGTGGAGTCTAAccccttcttgctgtgaggcaacggctcatttaattttttaatcttGTTGATATAGAACAATTAGCAGACGTTATAACTGACATGTATTACAATTCTGGGACAATGTGAGATCAAGGAAGAAGCTGCCAGTTGACTTTATACATTTGCAAACATGCAAAAATTCTCACTGTGACAACTTTGACCCCTTGCATTGgggttttaaatatatatattatttatttatttatttattcaaaattgtattattatttaataaaaatataatataaagcatCATGAATTCATACTGACAATGACTcttctgtcttttttaaaattcattagTTGAGGTCTGTCAACTGGCGAGGCCAATTCTTTGAACTGAATTACTGAAGAAGCTTTCATGGATCATCTCCAGCCCCAGATATATCTCTCAGGTTAGGCTTTTGTTggatttattttatgttgtggACATGACATTTAGGTAATGATTATCTGCTATAGACAGTTTTTAGGCTTCCTGgatcttcttttgtcctccattaGTCCAGTTTCCTCTATTTTTTTGAgaactgcacaccatgctgcaATTAGTCAGGTTTTCAGTAGTAGTAGTTTCAAAGTTGTCCAAAGGATAACTTTGtaaaaaagcctggagaactgttgctGGAGACCACTTTAAAACTGATatgaaagtctggctccttggaagcaaaacattaaaaaaaagaggggttgctaaagacttttgcacagtactgcacGCACACATCAGAACCAAAGACCAATAACAGCCCTGAGTGATGGTAGTTGGTTCAGTCAGATTCATACTGATGTCTCACTGAGCTGACTGTCAGTTGTGTGCTGAGCTGTCAGTTTGAAGCAAATCCCTCTTGAGTCTTCTAGGACCACTGATGCAATGATGTGAAGTAGCACTGCATAGCTTAGCATTTATCATAATGAATTGTAAATATCGCTGTTTTAATGCCgagtaaaactttttttaaaacgcTGTTTCACAAATCATcatcacagttttaaaaagaacaaaaacaaaagaacgaACAGATGAAAGAGCCATCCCATCCTTGATGAAAGCTAACGACTTGTGCTAACGGCCTGCGCACCACATTTCCGGCAATCTGTTCATAGTTTTTTTGTGATATCCCGCTGACAGATAAACAATACCAGgggcacagaaacagctttccTGGCAGAAGTAATATCAAGAATAATGAGTAAGGCCTGGTTATCAGTGCAGTGGAAACTAGGCTATGGAGGAGCGTCTTCTCCCTGTGAGTCAATAACAGCATCAACTAACAGAACATTTATTTCCCCTGGAGCGGTAGG encodes the following:
- the LOC120433780 gene encoding E3 ubiquitin-protein ligase RNF14-like isoform X2; this encodes MRTSLFGTSRSLPEKSEYVSSFLPASAWLSERVNQRSRGCQTCESLRQYDISFLPPLLLNFGLPGDYPSSSPPSFSLTCSWLTRTQLAALCAHLGDLYEATGGAVVLFSWVQFLREDALRFLNIHSKLDLPPDERSTLHYNQDQHDAEPSGPKNNSEPEFSVPSSEVQQNPSDGSSTDSQGASALDSCKHDQKDLNSHQSQSDLASDYQRALSPEPALQNQTAHTPDVTILQASEFKVDPQDDLSSSAEKSKHHQSGRGDFLNEGDASLSSLLPSTSSGTLDPSELGAASLPVHPTDSPQSEEQTLSGLFLTPSQTLLSHILIYDAAQKQKVFATTVFDCGVCFMDRLGSECVKLSPCGHVFCRACLCEFCTVQITEGNVRGVTCPQADCAGAPTPAQVQSLVGEKLFSRYDRLLLQNTLDSMSDVTYCPRTSCGSAVILEKSSKAVLCSECGFAFCVTCKRTYHGLEECETKKKHARDALQTILKSLDLPQSQEGVSALLNDYKHGSKERKRLLVSRYGNMLVTLENNLNDTWLANNSRCCPHCFSRIEKNGGCDHMLCSQCGQDFNWCCAFRLTTENGKTHLQEYICENHRK
- the LOC120433780 gene encoding E3 ubiquitin-protein ligase RNF14-like isoform X1; amino-acid sequence: MTEDLEEQEDELLALQSIFDADEFVRDESKSAGEIRVCVELPAGFSVALREGESLRQYDISFLPPLLLNFGLPGDYPSSSPPSFSLTCSWLTRTQLAALCAHLGDLYEATGGAVVLFSWVQFLREDALRFLNIHSKLDLPPDERSTLHYNQDQHDAEPSGPKNNSEPEFSVPSSEVQQNPSDGSSTDSQGASALDSCKHDQKDLNSHQSQSDLASDYQRALSPEPALQNQTAHTPDVTILQASEFKVDPQDDLSSSAEKSKHHQSGRGDFLNEGDASLSSLLPSTSSGTLDPSELGAASLPVHPTDSPQSEEQTLSGLFLTPSQTLLSHILIYDAAQKQKVFATTVFDCGVCFMDRLGSECVKLSPCGHVFCRACLCEFCTVQITEGNVRGVTCPQADCAGAPTPAQVQSLVGEKLFSRYDRLLLQNTLDSMSDVTYCPRTSCGSAVILEKSSKAVLCSECGFAFCVTCKRTYHGLEECETKKKHARDALQTILKSLDLPQSQEGVSALLNDYKHGSKERKRLLVSRYGNMLVTLENNLNDTWLANNSRCCPHCFSRIEKNGGCDHMLCSQCGQDFNWCCAFRLTTENGKTHLQEYICENHRK